The nucleotide sequence TTCGACCTATACAGGTTAGCGACAAATTGAGTGTCTTACTTATTTCTGAAACGGCTTGATGTTGATTTTTGGGGGCCGTGAAGCAAAGCTCGTAATCATCTCCCCCGCAAGCAGCAAATTGATTTTGAATTTGAATACTTTGTTTTTTTAGAGTATCCGATTTTGGTAGACGATCTATGAATATTTCTGCATCTACTTGTGATTGGCGCAAGATATGTTTTAGGTCTCCAAGTAGGCCATCCGATAAATCCAGAGCTGCATTAGCAATATCTCTTAATCTCAGGCCTAATTCAATTCTGGGGGTGGGCTGATGCATCCGATGTTCAATGACCTTCAACTCATCTTTGCTTAAGGAGATTTCATGACGCAGTGCAGCAAGAGTGAGTCTTGCATCTCCCACTGTTCCTGAAACCCAAACTTCATCATCTACTTTTGACCCTGACCTACGAATGGCTTTTCCATGGGGCACGCTACCAAAAGCAGTAATAGAAATGGTGAGTGGACCTGCGGTAGTGTCCCCGCCTATTAGCGGGCAACCAAACCGATTGGCAATGGAAAATAAACCCTCAGAAAAAGTCTCTAACCATTGCTCGTCCATATTGGGCAAAGCGATTGAGAGGGTAAAGCCAAGGGGTTTAGCACCCATTGCCGCAAGGTCTGAAAGGTTGACCGCTAGGGCTTTACGGCCCAGTTGTTCAGCGTTAGCACCCCTTAAGAAGTGTCGACCTTCAACGAGCATATCGCTGGTGATGGTAATTTCTTCACCTGATGGTGGGTTGATGAGTGCGCAATCATCCCCGATGCCTAAGTTGATCGCAGGATTAGGAGATTGCGCAAGAGATGGCGTTTTGAAAAAACGCTCAATCAGGTCAAATTCACCCAAAGGCTTGGAGGAAGAGTGCATGTCCTATTTTATGGCTCTTGGGACTAGAGTGCTCGAGAGGAATAGAATTGATGATCTATTTAGCATTTCAAGATAAAAGTAAAACAAACTAGTGAGTTCGTTGATGAGTAAAGATAACAGTAAAGAACAACAAATTGCAGCTTTGAGACAGGCTGCCCTTCAGTATCACGAGTCTCCAGTTCCTGGAAAGATTGAGATTGCACCTACTAAGCAACTCACAAATCAACGCGATCTGGCTTTGGCTTACACGCCAGGTGTTGCCGCTCCTTGTGAAGAGATCGTCAAGAATCCTGCAAACGCATTTAAGTACACCGCCAAAGGCAATCTTGTTGGCGTAATTACAAACGGTACTGCTGTGCTTGGATTGGGAAATATTGGCCCACTAGCTAGTAAGCCGGTGATGGAAGGTAAAGCAGTCCTCTTTAAGAAATTTGCAGGCATTGATGTTTTCGATATTGAAGTCAATGAAAACGATCCTGACAAACTCGTTGAGATTATTGCCGCACTTGAGCCAACATTTGGTGGCATCAATTTAGAAGATATTAAAGCACCAGATTGTTTTGTGGTTGAGCGTAAGCTACAAGCGCGCATGAAGATTCCCGTCTTTCATGATGATCAACATGGAACTGCAATCGTTGTAGCTGCGGCGATCCTCAATGGTTTGAAGGTGGTTGGTAAAGATGTTGGCAATGTGAAGTTAGTTACTTCTGGTGCTGGCGCCGCGGCCTTAGCTTGCTTGGATTTATTGGTTGACTTGGGTATCCCACGTAAAAATATTTGGGTAACTGACCTTGCAGGTGTTGCCTATAAAGGTCGTAAAGAATTAATGGATCCAGAGAAGGAGCCGTTCTGCCAAGAGACCGATTTACGCACTTTGGATGATGTGATTGCAGGTGCAGATATCTTCTTGGGTCTATCGGCTGGCGGTGTCTTAAAACAAGAGATGGTGAAAAAGATGGCAGATAAGCCACTCATCTACGCTCTTGCAAATCCAACCCCAGAAATTCTTCCGGAAGAGGTGAGAGCAGTTCGTCCTGATGCAGTGATGGCAACAGGACGCACTGATTATCCAAATCAGGTGAATAACGTTTT is from Polynucleobacter sp. MWH-UH23A and encodes:
- the thiL gene encoding thiamine-phosphate kinase produces the protein MHSSSKPLGEFDLIERFFKTPSLAQSPNPAINLGIGDDCALINPPSGEEITITSDMLVEGRHFLRGANAEQLGRKALAVNLSDLAAMGAKPLGFTLSIALPNMDEQWLETFSEGLFSIANRFGCPLIGGDTTAGPLTISITAFGSVPHGKAIRRSGSKVDDEVWVSGTVGDARLTLAALRHEISLSKDELKVIEHRMHQPTPRIELGLRLRDIANAALDLSDGLLGDLKHILRQSQVDAEIFIDRLPKSDTLKKQSIQIQNQFAACGGDDYELCFTAPKNQHQAVSEISKTLNLSLTCIGRITQKKNHSSQVHILNADGKILSDTEAAQLLKSFDHFAA